Proteins from one Camelina sativa cultivar DH55 chromosome 8, Cs, whole genome shotgun sequence genomic window:
- the LOC104706846 gene encoding flotillin-like protein 1 encodes MFKVARASQYLAITGAGIEDIKLSKKSWVFPWQSCTVFDVSPVNYTFKVQAMSAEKLPFVLPAVFTIGPRVDDDDALILYARLISPHDKESNHVHELVEGVIEGETRVLAASMTMEEIFKGTKEFKKEVFDKVQLELNQFGLVIYNANVKQLVDVPGHEYFSYLGQKTQMEAANQARIDVSEAKMKGEIGAKERTGLTVQNAAKIDAESKIISMQRQGEGTKEEIKVKTEVKVFENQKEADVAKANAELAMKKAAWTKDAQVAEVEATKAVALREAELQTQVEKMNALTRTEKLKAEFLSKASVEYETKVQEANWELYNKQKQAEALLYEKQKQAEAQKAEADAAFYTKQREAEGLVALASAQGTYLRTLLDAVQNDYSCLRDFLMINNGIYQEIAKTNALAVRDLQPKISVWNHGGEQGGGGSGNAMKDIAGLYKMLPPVLDTVYDQTGMQPPAWMGTLSK; translated from the exons ATGTTCAAAGTTGCAAGAGCGTCTCAGTATTTGGCGATCACCGGTGCTGGTATCGAAGACATCAAGCTTTCCAAGAAGTCATGGGTGTTTCCATGGCAATCTTGCACCGTCTTCGACGTGTCTCCGGTGAACTACACTTTCAAAGTCCAGGCCATGAGCGCCGAGAAGCTCCCTTTCGTCCTCCCCGCTGTTTTTACGATCGGTCCTCGTGTTGATGACGATGATGCGCTTATTCTATACGCTAGGTTGATTTCGCCTCACGATAAAGAATCTAATCATGTTCATGAGCTTGTTGAAGGTGTTATTGAAGGAGAGACTCGTGTTCTTGCTGCTTCCATGACTATGGAAGAGATCttcaaag GTACAAAGGAGTTTAAGAAGGAGGTGTTTGATAAGGTTCAGTTGGAGTTAAACCAGTTTGGTCTTGTAATCTACAATGCCAATGTTAAGCAGCTCGTTGATGTGCCTGGACATGAATACTTCTCTTACTTGGGTCAGAAAACTCAAATGGAAGCAGCAAATCAGGCGAGGATCGATGTGTCCGAGGCCAAGATGAAGGGAGAGATCGGTGCCAAGGAAAGGACAGGGCTTACGGTCCAGAACGCGGCGAAAATAGACGCGGAATCAAAGATCATATCGATGCAGAGGCAAGGAGaaggaacaaaagaagagataaaagtGAAGACTGAGGTTAAAGTGTTTGAGAATCAAAAGGAGGCTGATGTGGCTAAGGCCAATGCTGAGCTAGCGATGAAGAAAGCTGCTTGGACCAAGGATGCTCAGGTGGCTGAGGTTGAAGCAACCAAGGCAGTGGCTTTAAGAGAAGCTGAGCTTCAGACTCAGGTTGAGAAAATGAACGCATTGACTCGCACTGAGAAGCTCAAGGCCGAGTTCCTTAGCAAAGCCAGTGTTGAGTATGAAACCAAGGTTCAAGAAGCAAACTGGGAACTATACAATAAGCAGAAACAAGCAGAGGCGCTTCTTTACGAGAAGCAAAAGCAAGCGGAAGCACAGAAAGCTGAAGCAGACGCAGCATTTTACACAAAGCAGAGAGAAGCAGAGGGACTTGTTGCTCTAGCCAGTGCTCAAGGAACTTATCTAAGAACCCTCTTAGACGCAGTTCAGAATGACTATTCTTGCCTAAGGGACTTCTTGATGATTAACAATGGCATTTATCAGGAGATCGCTAAGACAAATGCGCTTGCGGTTAGAGACTTGCAGCCCAAAATTAGCGTTTGGAACCACGGTGGAGAACAGGGTGGTGGTGGGAGTGGGAATGCTATGAAGGATATAGCTGGACTTTACAAGATGTTGCCTCCAGTTCTTGATACGGTTTATGATCAGACCGGGATGCAGCCACCGGCTTGGATGGGTACTCTAAGCAAGTGA
- the LOC104706847 gene encoding flotillin-like protein 2, producing MFKVARASQYLAITGGGIEDIKLSKKSWVLPWQRCTVFDVSPVNYTFKVQAMSAEKLPFVLPAVFTIGPRVDDTQALILYARLISPHDKQSNHVNELVEGVIEGETRVLAASMTMEEIFKGTKEFKKEVFDKVQLELDQFGLVIYNANVKQLVDVPGHEYFSYLGQKTQMEAANQARIDVSEAKMKGEIGAKERTGLTIQNAAKIDAESKIISMQRQGEGTKAEIKVKTEVKVFENQKEADVAKANAELAMKKAAWTKDAQVAEVEASKAVALREAELQTQVEKMNALTRTEKLKAEFLSKASVEYETKVQEANWELYNKQKQAEAVLYEKQKQAEAQKAQADATFYSKQREAEGLVALASAQGTYLKTLLDAVQNDYSCLRDFLMINNGTYQEIAKTNALAVRDLQPKISVWNHGGEQGIGGAGGSGNAMKDIAGLYKMLPPVLDTVYDQTGMQPPAWMGTLSK from the exons ATGTTCAAGGTTGCAAGGGCGTCACAGTATTTGGCGATCACCGGTGGTGGTATTGAAGACATCAAGCTCTCCAAGAAGTCATGGGTACTTCCATGGCAAAGGTGCACCGTCTTCGATGTTTCTCCGGTGAACTACACTTTCAAAGTTCAGGCCATGAGCGCAGAGAAGCTCCCTTTCGTTCTTCCTGCCGTTTTTACGATTGGCCCTCGTGTTGATGACACTCAAGCGCTTATCTTGTACGCTAGACTGATTTCGCCTCACGACAAACAGTCAAATCATGTCAATGAGCTTGTTGAAGGTGTTATCGAGGGAGAGACTCGTGTTCTCGCTGCTTCCATGACCATGGAAGAGATCTTTAAAg GGACAAAGGAGTTTAAGAAGGAAGTGTTTGATAAGGTTCAACTAGAATTAGACCAGTTTGGTCTTGTAATCTACAATGCCAATGTCAAACAGCTCGTTGATGTACCTGGACATGAGTACTTCTCTTACTTGGGTCAGAAAACACAAATGGAAGCAGCAAATCAGGCGAGGATCGATGTGTCTGAGGCCAAGATGAAGGGAGAGATCGGTGCCAAGGAACGAACAGGGCTTACGATTCAGAACGCTGCGAAAATAGATGCGGAGTCAAAGATCATATCTATGCAGAGGCAAGGAGAAGGGACGAAGGCGGAGATCAAAGTGAAGACTGAGGTTAAAGTGTTTGAGAATCAGAAGGAAGCTGATGTAGCTAAGGCCAATGCTGAGCTAGCGATGAAGAAAGCTGCTTGGACCAAGGATGCTCAGGTGGCTGAGGTTGAAGCCAGCAAGGCAGTAGCTTTGAGAGAAGCTGAACTTCAGACTCAGGTCGAGAAAATGAATGCTTTGACTCGCACCGAGAAGCTCAAGGCCGAGTTCCTTAGCAAAGCTAGTGTTGAGTATGAAACCAAGGTTCAAGAAGCAAATTGGGAGTTATACAACAAGCAGAAGCAAGCAGAGGCAGTACTTTACGAGAAGCAAAAGCAAGCTGAGGCGCAGAAGGCACAAGCAGACGCAACGTTCTACTCAAAGCAGAGAGAAGCAGAGGGACTTGTTGCCTTAGCCAGTGCTCAAGGGACTtatctcaaaactctcttagaCGCTGTTCAGAATGACTATTCTTGTCTTAGAGACTTCTTGATGATCAACAATGGCACTTATCAGGAGATAGCTAAGACTAACGCGCTTGCAGTCAGAGACTTGCAGCCCAAGATTAGCGTTTGGAACCATGGTGGAGAACAGGGGATTGGTGGTGCTGGTGGGAGTGGGAATGCTATGAAGGATATAGCTGGACTTTACAAGATGTTGCCTCCAGTTCTTGATACTGTTTATGACCAGACTGGGATGCAGCCACCGGCTTGGATGGGTACTCTGAGCAAGTGA
- the LOC104706849 gene encoding uncharacterized protein LOC104706849, with protein sequence MGCGGTLFYPLLITLSVALITYNIIISANAPLKQGFPGRSSSSDDSIDPVIELPRGGGSRIRTDPKRTRLFHTAVTASDSVYNTWQCRVMYYWFKKVKASAGPGSEMGGFTRILHSGKPDQYMDEIPTFVAQPLPAGMDQGYVVLNRPGAFVQWLQQTDIKEDYILMSEPDHIIVKPIPNLAKDELVGAAFPFFYIEPKKYEKVLRMYYSEERGPVTNIDPIGNSPVIVGKDALKRIAPTWMNVSLAMKKDPEADKAFGWVLEMYAYAVSSALHGVSNTLHKDFMIQPPWDTEVGDKYIIHYTYGCDFDMKGKLTYGKIGEWRFDKRSYDRSPPPRNLTMPPPGVSQSVVTLVSMINEATANIPNWGS encoded by the exons ATGGGTTGTGGTGGAACTCTGTTCTACCCACTTCTCATAACTCTCTCCGTTGCTCTCATCACTtacaacatcatcatctccgCTAACGCTCCTCTCAAACAAGGTTTCCCCGGCCGATCTTCTTCCTCCGATGACTCCATTGACCCGGTCATCGAATTGCCTCGCGGCGGCGGATCCAGAATCCGCACTGATCCCAAAAGGACGAGGCTTTTTCACACGGCCGTGACGGCGTCTGATTCAGTCTACAACACTTGGCAATGTAGAGTCATGTACTACTGGTTCAAAAAGGTCAAGGCTTCCGCTGGACCCGGTTCTGAAATGGGTGGGTTTACCCGGATCTTGCATTCCGGTAAACCGGATCAGTATATGGATGAGATTCCTACTTTTGTTGCTCAGCCTTTACCTGCTGGGATGGATCAG GGCTATGTAGTATTGAACAGGCCAGGGGCATTTGTACAATGGCTTCAACAAACAGATATTAAAGAAGA tTATATTCTCATGTCAGAGCCTGATCATATCATTGTTAAACCTATACCAAATTTAGCTAAAGATGAGCTTGTTGGAGCTGCATTCCCTTTTTTTTACATTGAGCCTAAAAAGTATGAGAAGGTGTTGAGGATGTATTATtcagaagagagaggacctgtgACTAACATCGACCCGATAGGGAACTCTCCTGTCATTGTTGGAAAG GATGCTTTAAAAAGGATTGCTCCAACTTGGATGAATGTTTCTTTGGCTATGAAGAAAGATCCTGAAGCAGATAAGGCGTTTGGATGGGTTCTTGAAAT GTATGCTTATGCTGTTTCATCTGCATTGCATGGTGTTAGCAATACTCTACACAAAGACTTCATGATTCAG CCTCCATGGGATACAGAGGTTGGTGACAAGTACATCATACATTACACTTATGGATGTGACTTCGATATGAAG GGTAAACTAACCTATGGGAAAATTGGGGAATGGAGATTTGACAAAAGATCGTATGATCGCTCACCACCACCAAGGAACCTTACCATGCCTCCACCTGGTGTTTCACAAAGTGTG GTAACACTAGTGAGCATGATTAATGAAGCCACGGCCAACATTCCAAACTGGGgatcatag